Genomic window (Plasmodium knowlesi strain H genome assembly, chromosome: 9):
ACCACCATATCTACTACTTCCCCCTCATATACCAATTTTTcgtcctttatttttatgtgtatactTTTTCGGAAGGCTTCTAAAATaacttccgttttttttatttcgttacTGTACACTTCGGAACCTGATAGAAATACGAagggcatttttttatttatttccctGCTTATCCCGATTGCTAACGCGCTCTTTCCGCTTCCACTTGGACCCGCTAACAGGATACATTTTCcagctagctttttttgttttattaaatcCACAAGAAATAAAGACGCTTCTCTCGCTTTGAATTGCCCAATCAGTCCACAGGAATTATCAAAGAACATGGAGTACCTCTCGTCAGTTAAATTTACATCATTCTCATGCaagtatatatttgtatttaCTCCTAACCCCTTGATATGACTATGGATAtttactctttcctttttcgcgtCGCTTGACGTGTTTACGCTCGCTAGTTTTATCTGCATTTTGTCTTCTCCCGCGGGTAGAGTAATATTGCGTAAGCTCCTCTTCTGACACTTTCACAGTGAAAAAACTACCCCAAGCATCACACAGGAAAGTACTCCTCCTTGGCGAAAATCACCACCCCGGGAAATCTGCAAATTCAAGTCGCACCTATGTACCACGGGATGGGCTCCCTAATTGGACGCTCATCAAAGGGGCACTTACAACACCTCCCtctatattgtatatatgcTCTCTTTCCCCTTCACGTACGGCaagaaatgaaggagatATTTCAACTGGTATGCATATGCAGCGTTAACTAACAAACGCTGGGACAGTTGCTATGGCGGAATGAAATATCTCCAACCAGGGTTACATCGTTCGCCGATTGTTCAGGGGGCACGCATCTACGGGTTCCGCATACAGATGAAGCATGGAATCAGATAGCcacaaagatgaaaaaaaaaaaaaaaaaaaaaaaaaaaagaaaaatacatataagtaaAAATACATATGAGTAAAAGTACATATGAGTAAAAGTACATATAAGTAAAAGTACATATAagtaaaaatacatataagtaaaaatacatatatacaaatttaCAACGAAGGGGCGCGCTATTTCCAGCCGAACATGTTGTTGCTCCTTCCTCatgcaaatttttcaaatggatTCTTTCCCTCGGTACATTGTACGCTATTCGCCCGAAACGATTCTCCGGgtactccttttttctgcGTTTCCCTTTCGAAACTTTCCAATTGGCTGTTCGCTCTTCTGTGTTGTATGTCCCAAATCGTGTATATGCACTCAACTCAAGGttacctttattttattgttttattattttttttttttttttccaccccggTAACGGCACTTCGCGTCAGTAGGGAGGGTATACACCTTAAAGCGAATGTGAATAAAATTTCACTTGGGCACTTCATCGAGATAAGCATTTCACTAAAACGAGGTCAAGAGCTTGTTTTACTGGAAGACTACGTGTAAgtccttctcattttcctccttccataagtgtaaaaaaaaaaaaaaaaaaatatatatatatatataagggggaaaaaaaagaacatatcACCCATCCAGGAAAGTTAATTTTGAAATATACGAATGAACAGAGCCGTATTTGGCTCCCTCCCAAAATGCAGTTTTACTTTTCATTCTAAGGGCATATACTAAGAAGGAACCATCAGGAAGGACGATGTGGGGTTGATTAAGAAAGGAATCAGTCTGCTGAAAAAGCCAAGTGAGTTGTTCGCATGTTAGCCGCGTGCCTTGCCCGGTTgtaatacacacacatgacCAGAGACGCAAGCGCGCAACCGCGCGTAGAGATGCCAACACCATCCACCCTTACGACAGAGAAAAACTAATTATTATGATATCctaaaatttaaatgaaaaggatAAGGACGTGCTTAGCGCTCTTGCTAGTCCTCCACGTGCAGCTACCACTAGGTGTGCTCTTTTGCCATGGCTTCATCTTAGGTGAGGAAGGGAAACCAAAACTTGTACACCACAACGTGTAAACCACAACGTGTAAACCACAACGTGTACACCACAACGCGTACACCACAACGTGTACACCACAACGTGTACACCACAACGCGCAAGTGTGCCCACTGTTGTTGCGTCAGCGCCAGCGCACTGATATACCATGCCTCCAAAAGCATCCCTATTTTTTCGTGCCCCAACTGTGTAGATAATCGAGTGGTTTCGTCTCCCCGTGGATCATGGAGAACTCTTCGAAAAAGAAAGCGCGAAGGCAGTAACCCTTCCAGTGGGGTGACCACCGACAGTGTATACGTCACATGGGCCATGTCAGATGGACACGAAGAGATGCCCCCTTCCCGTGGTCATATACCCAACTTGCTCGAACAACTGTCAGAAGGGGACACAGAACAAGGACCATCCAAGACTAACGTAAAAACCAAGGCACAAaagcaaaaggaagaaatggaggaaattataaaaaaaagcgaaagcATAGCAGTAGAGcgttccttctcctttaacAGAAGTGACATAAGAATTAATCCGGTACGTCGATTTGGAAAAATGTAGACATGCCAGATGATGCAAACTTTGTCAATGGTATTTTCTCCTCTCAGTATCACGGTGCATATCCTCTCAGCGTCAGTTACCATGTGGCCGTTTATCTTcgcctccccccttttgtagGAACTCCTAAAAGAGCTCATTACACAAAAATACCGAAAGCTCTTTCAGCGGCATGACAAAGACTGCGGCAGTAGCGAAATTCAAATTATCATTTTGAccttcaaaatatttttccttacgGAGCATatgaagaggaacaaaaaggTGTGCCCtaggggaaaaatgaaaaaaaaaaattattaacaaaATAGTAGTTAACCAAATGATGGAATATTTGAGAAACCTACCGAGGGGTTGGTAACTTCCTGTCGGCAggtagatttttttttttagtcaGCCCCACTTCACCCCGCATATGTTACACCACCACGATTacatttcccctttgcagGACTTTGCCTGCTTGAGAGGCCTCTTCAAATGTGTAAGCAAACGAAGGAGGTTGCTCGTCTActtaggaaggaaaaatagagatatttttgataaaataacagatttttttaaaattaaaaaaccgCTGCTTCCAGGGACAGCTGAATATTACAACAAAGATCTGAAGTATGTTCATTTCCACAACACGAAGAGGTTTAAAAACAACGCGgaacggaagaaaaaggttaaGGCCAAGAACAAGAAGGTGCAGACggacaaaattttgtttGGCGACTGATTAGGGAAAGAGTGATACAACTTTCCACCTTTTGCCTAACGTACGTATGTGCCCCTTTTTATGTGAAGAATTGTACACgttattctttaaaaaaaaaaaaaaaaaaacgtttatACGGTAACCTCACATTTGTGTATTTCCCGGAAAGCATCTCTTCTCatctcttccccttttttttttttttttttttttttttttgtaacgtACATGCGAAGAGGTAAGTCTCCATTTTGCATTTGAtcgttttccccctttttttgtgcattccttttttttttacaacatacTGCATAGGTGTATCGCACGTAGCTACCATTTGAAGCATCCCGTGCAAACCATTTTGGTGGAGTCGACTCAGTGAGGCCTACGCATAAATCTTACACCTCCTCCCCCCAAAGTGATTCATTCacattaattattttttcttccaatcCTCTATTAAACTTTAAAATCATTTCCCCTCCCATGTGCACAACACATGCTTCATGAATAGAAGAATAATTGCCACCCATTTCAGATAGGCCTCTTTTCCCCTTAGTCAGTTCcctcccactttttttttttttttttttttttttttttttttgtgcataccTGGAGGGTTCATTTTAACAGTGCTTCACCATCCCACTAGCCTATGTTCGCTTTTCTGCGCTTATTGTAAACTGTTTCTACGTTTATGTTCCGTCCCTCATCCACGccctttcctccctttttaagaAAGTAATTATCACACTTAAACATGGCATGAGTAGGAGAGGGCTTTTCTCACCCCCTTTTCGACTCCATCCCCCCAAAAATGAGTTGCCTACTTGCGAATTATGTAGAACGAAAagtttcgcatttttttttcccttttcattttttgctgtACACGTTGCGCAGTTGGTTTCTCCATTTGGCGATTCTCTTGGCCGTACTGCATGGGGTAACGCTCTGCAAGAGTGGCCAAGGGGTGGACGCGTCGCGGGTCGTCCCTGCCGTGCCCCCCATTTTCAGTGTCATCAGCAGTGATGTCAAATTAGAAAACCAAGGGGATTACGTGAGGAGGTCTCACCACCACCAAGGGGTGAAACTCTACGAGCAAGTCAGGAACAAATGCAAGGTGTACTTCTTGCCCCTCGTATGGCCATGCGGCGGGAAGGGGGGCCAACAAGGTACAAATATAGAGAGAGACAATGAAGGAAACTCCAACAGAACGACTAATAAAAACGTCAACAAGACCGATGGAAATACAGCTGACAAAAACTCTGAGAGGAGCGATGGGCGCACACCACGGGGCAACGACGAAACCCCGTTCGAATACCTGGAGAAAAACATACGACACACGAAacacgaaatggaaaatctCGCGGCATATGTCGCGCAGTCAGATGCAGTTATAGTACCCATGAACTACCATGACATTTTAAATACACATCTCCTGGACATTGCCCAGTTTAGCAACTTCCTTAATGTGATTGACTTGCTACTTTATGTGAACCAAACGAAGGATAACCACAacgttattttttacatatacaATTTtcatgaagatgatgatgcGTCTGGAGGTAGAATACATCACGATACCTacgtggagaaggaaaaggcatCCATCGTTAATATTGTACAGTCGTTTCTTCGGAATCATTGGAAAGACAGGTACGACAAATGTATAAAGGAgaaattcttttttgcaaGAGAGAACACCATCAATATGAATAAATGGAATGACCAAtttgagaaaaagaaggtctACTACCGGGTGAAGATACCCATGGAGGGTAATGCTCCCGAAGGGAAAATAACACCATCGGAGAGTAGCCCCACAACGAGGGATCATAGAATCTACTCCATCTTTGAGAACCATCGTCCAGACGCTTTGAAGAAGCTGACTAGCCAAAATTACTTCGtctataatttcttttccaatttgagaatttccattttgcatgaatatttaaaattgtCTAGCCAACTCAAAGTCGACAATTTTGATCCACTACCAGAtgcaggaaaaatgaaaataaaaatgaaccaaGTGGCGAAAGAAATAGACATGTTGATAAgcaaatttttacatttccaaTTAAACAAAAGTATCGTTAGGGATGAGAAAACTATTGAACAGATTAAAAGAAAGCAGCATTCTTACCTCGTTCATATCATCATAACCGACTTGctagaaaaatatgaacacctTCTGGAAAATCTTATTCGACAGTTGTACCAATTGTATAGacagagaataaaaaaaataaaaataacttcAAATATGATTAATGAGTTTtcaaaagaaattaaaaaaatggataatcTGTTTCACCTGTACAACTCGTCCATGTCCTTTGTCCATTACTTCAAAAACAAAGAGGATTATTTTCTGCAAAGGGCTAACTCTATTGCCCTTCACATGCAAGCAAAACTCCTACAGATGATGAACGAAACCACTACTGAAATAGTAAACTATTATATATCACAGGGGGTGTACGTTCGCAACTACAacttcacttcttcttttctttccctgaGGAAatactccttcttttcctacaTGCTTCAAACTGTCGCCGACATGTTCAAAAACAGAATAAGCCTCAGCTTTAACTACCTGTCCCCGAGCGCCTTCGGATTCTCCTCATACAAGTAAGGCgtgtgtgaagaaaaaaggaaaggggacctAACCTCTGGACGGAAAAAAACGATTCCCCCAAATTATGCATCGCACAAACTACGCTGCGCAATCGCACTGCTCCTACACCCCGTTGACATGTTCTTTCCCCATCCCTCAGGGACGACCTCTCCTTATCCCCCAAGAGGGACCTCATGATCACCACCAGCGAGATGGAccaggtggaaaaaatgtaagtTCGCAGGTGCAGGTGCAAGTGCAGGTGCAAGTGCAGGTGCAAGTGCAGGTGCGCAAGGCACATCGGCCAACCGATCAACTGACTAACCGAccaaccgatcaaccgatcaaccgCCGCACAAATCGCTTCTCTAACCGCATCCCCCCTGCAGAAACATTCCCACAAGTACCTACTCCAAGATTCTCCTGTcaatggaaaggaataagagGTAACCAAACTGGACCTACATGAGGAGCGAACTCCCTAGGTAGGTGACATtccactaaaaaaaaaaaaaaaaaaaaaaaaaaaaaaaaaagggccacgccagtttttccattttctttcttttgtatTAATTACACTAGTCCATCTATTCACGCGTTAGTATCTGTGCTCCCGTCCAGTGAGTTCTCTACgaatgggaaggaagaggCGTCACATCATTTAATGTTTGTGTGATACGGTGTCATTCAATTCCGTCCTATGGCTATGTCATTCTAAAGCATGCCATGTGGGACTGTAGGCGATGGGGAACtctcttctccccttttccaaagaaaaaaaaaaaaaaaaaaaaaaaaaaaaaacttaccTCAACTTGTATTTGAGCTTCGAAATCTTTTTACTGCGCTCCGTAATTATCTTGTTTATCGTGTTGCAGTTTATGAAGGGGAGGTGTACGATGTACTCCCAAGTTTCTCTGCACAGgtggaaaagtaaaaaaaataaataaataaaataacaataACCATAACGATGATACATGATCATTCAAGCACTCGGCACAACTTCACAAATTAATCAAACCGATGGGGCGCTGGGCTTAAGGGAGACCCGTCTACACACCTTCCCCCACAACACgtacttttttccattgggATCGATTCGAACGTTCTCTGGGAAGAAGGACTTCACCTCGTCTTCGGAGTAGATATTCCTACGTGGATTGGCGCAGTGAAAAgggtatgtgtgtgtgcttgTCGTGGAACATCTTTTGGGTATTTAACCGAACGGCCCATCCGTGCATATATTGCCAAACGGAATAAGTACCCCCATGGACTCACTTGTACGCCTCGGGAAGGAGGTTGTTGTCCTTCTGCGGAAGAACGCTGATGAGGTGCGTGTACGCCGAGTAGGGCTTTCCCTGCGGGGGTCGAAACGGTAAATGTGAGTAATCAGATGAACGACGAAACCCACGCCTGTACATTACGTACATACAGGTATATACGGGACACCCCCACGTATGTGTGACACCAGAGAACTTACACCATGATCGCCCCTaccttttcgaaaaaaaaatcggatTTCTCAAAGGATAATAAATCGCTGCACAAGGGCGCGTAGTGGTAGGGGTACtccctgaaaaaaaaaaaagagagaaaaaagtcCATGTGTAGTATTGttgcttcattttgtgcAACAGGATGAATCTAGGAGCTGGTCGAGGGCACGACTCCCAGCGATGTTTGTCTTAAGCAATCTCCTCTGTGAAAGCGGTTTTActctttctctctttttttttttttttttttttttttcctttcatgcATAGAGTTTCTGCCGACTTACCAACACCAACTGGCACAGCCAAAGTGGTAGTAGTGCAGATTCCAGAAAAGACCCTCGATGTACTTCTTCACAATGTGTTGGATCTGTTTCGGATCCTCGACTCCGAACTTCTGCAGATAGTAGTAACTCTTATATCTGCGTTCATCAGTGAACTcaagaatattttcttcatttcctctttttaaaaaataagaaaattcTTGAGCgcttaaaattttcaaaataattttaagtCTCTGTATGTGAACCTTATCCTTAAGGGTAATATAATTGTTGTATCTGTATATGTAGTATATATAGGCATTAAGAATTTCATTCATGGAGCCTTCATTAATGTCGATATGTGGGATCTGTGGGAGGAAGTCATTCCCTACcaagaaggagaggaaaactATATCGTCCACTACACGACTAATGTTGAagatgacatttttttcttttttcaacttaTTTATGTAGGTTGCTATTTGGGTTCTTATAGAATTGCGTAATTTGTACACATCCAATATTTCAAAATCGTAACTGTTCAGTGGTTCGCAGTTCACGTAGTAATCCTGTGTGTAGTGGTGGATTCTGCAGAAGGGGTTTCTCTGCGCGGGGGGGAGAGCGGAATCCAAACTGGAATCCGCCTCATTCGTATTGTCCACGTTGTCACGCTCATTGGTTTTGTCCATGTCGCCCCCCTGATAGGTATTTTGCGACTCCTTCGCCTGATCGAAATCCCGCTGCGCCTTCTCAAAATTCTCCAAGAGCGTGACCTGCGAGTCGTTGGTCATTTTGTACTTGTCCCTC
Coding sequences:
- a CDS encoding ribosomal protein S15, apicoplast, putative yields the protein MKRIRTCLALLLVLHVQLPLGVLFCHGFILDNRVVSSPRGSWRTLRKRKREGSNPSSGVTTDSVYVTWAMSDGHEEMPPSRGHIPNLLEQLSEGDTEQGPSKTNVKTKAQKQKEEMEEIIKKSESIAVERSFSFNRSDIRINPELLKELITQKYRKLFQRHDKDCGSSEIQIIILTFKIFFLTEHMKRNKKDFACLRGLFKCVSKRRRLLVYLGRKNRDIFDKITDFFKIKKPLLPGTAEYYNKDLKYVHFHNTKRFKNNAERKKKVKAKNKKVQTDKILFGD
- a CDS encoding exonuclease, putative; translated protein: MRVSFWRACSVACSLICFMWLMASGAKRKEQYFIGSSKNMVKSVRHGKYKYVGKRKGQRIFGIPRMYKWLTSYYPTVREELMTNDGQKEVDIFYVDMNGVIHHCTHANKETLPVHDEHELLSNILKYLKNLFHLVKPRKLVYVGVDGVSPKAKMNQQRKRRFLSLFKVSDNSNGTNLFNPNCITTGTDFMYKINLSLNKWFQILKKKEIFPFDVIFSGSDVPGEGEHKILKFIRENCKRDVAFRNYSHCIYGLDADLIMLSLVTHLNNIFILRDKYKMTNDSQVTLLENFEKAQRDFDQAKESQNTYQGGDMDKTNERDNVDNTNEADSSLDSALPPAQRNPFCRIHHYTQDYYVNCEPLNSYDFEILDVYKLRNSIRTQIATYINKLKKEKNVIFNISRVVDDIVFLSFLVGNDFLPQIPHIDINEGSMNEILNAYIYYIYRYNNYITLKDKVHIQRLKIILKILSAQEFSYFLKRGNEENILEFTDERRYKSYYYLQKFGVEDPKQIQHIVKKYIEGLFWNLHYYHFGCASWCWEYPYHYAPLCSDLLSFEKSDFFFEKGKPYSAYTHLISVLPQKDNNLLPEAYKNIYSEDEVKSFFPENVRIDPNGKKETWEYIVHLPFINCNTINKIITERSKKISKLKYKLRELTGREHRY